Proteins encoded in a region of the Mucilaginibacter sabulilitoris genome:
- a CDS encoding SDR family NAD(P)-dependent oxidoreductase — protein MINNSIDLKNKRVLVTGASQGIGAGICHAMAACGADILVNYLHDQQAAEAVVSDLKTLYGVKASCFRTDVADQASVVAMFEFADQVLGGIDILVNNAACETIEHALHLNLDDWDRVFNVDLRGAFICSQEAGKRMVDQNSGVIINISSIHDKVPRKGLIHYCAAKAGLNMMTKCLALELAERNIRVVSVSPGAIETEMNREEIDKFGREKFNNWIPLGRVGLVDDVAWTCAFLASDKAAYYTATEIYIDGGYKESTIPYDPRPKK, from the coding sequence ATGATAAATAACAGTATCGATTTAAAAAATAAAAGAGTTCTCGTCACCGGGGCGAGCCAAGGCATTGGCGCGGGGATATGCCATGCCATGGCTGCTTGCGGCGCAGATATATTGGTCAATTATCTTCATGATCAGCAGGCAGCAGAAGCGGTGGTAAGCGATTTGAAGACTTTATATGGGGTAAAGGCATCTTGTTTTCGTACGGATGTTGCTGATCAGGCATCCGTTGTAGCGATGTTTGAATTTGCTGATCAGGTTTTGGGCGGGATCGATATTTTAGTGAATAATGCTGCCTGTGAAACAATAGAGCATGCCCTGCACCTGAATTTGGATGATTGGGACAGGGTATTCAATGTTGATTTACGGGGCGCATTTATCTGTTCACAAGAGGCAGGTAAAAGAATGGTAGATCAAAACAGTGGTGTTATCATCAATATTTCATCTATTCATGATAAAGTACCCAGAAAAGGGCTGATCCATTATTGCGCTGCTAAAGCAGGATTAAATATGATGACAAAGTGCCTTGCGCTCGAATTAGCTGAACGTAACATTCGCGTAGTTTCCGTCTCTCCCGGAGCCATAGAAACTGAAATGAACAGGGAGGAGATCGATAAATTCGGCAGAGAGAAATTTAATAACTGGATCCCTTTGGGTAGAGTTGGACTTGTTGATGATGTGGCATGGACCTGTGCATTTCTGGCCAGTGATAAAGCGGCCTACTATACTGCGACAGAAATATATATTGATGGGGGATATAAAGAAAGCACAATTCCTTATGATCCCAGGCCAAAGAAATAA